In the genome of Segatella copri, one region contains:
- a CDS encoding NAD(P)/FAD-dependent oxidoreductase encodes MPQTLHIAIIGGGAAGFFAAIEAKRNFPHADITIFEKNSKVLAKVEITGGGRCNLTNSFDEISDLKQAYPRGHKLMKRLFKRFDYQHAFDWFEENGVPLVTQEDQCVFPQSQDSHSIIDCLVNTAKRLGVKIQCNHQLTAITELEDERLLLDFKISKEKGNLSGASSASHPVSEIKQIAFHRVAITTGGHPKMESFKHLSDLGHAIELPIPSLFTFNIADKAFKNLMGTVVEPVYTSIPGTKLKAEGPLLITHWGMSGPAVLKLSSHAARYLHENNYQIKISVNWVHESNRSLVEENIQGIIIANPQKQLASIRPYNLPSRLWLFLIQKMGYAPEKKWSEMGKKGCNLLIETLTNDLYQVNGKGAFKEEFVTCGGISLSNIDLHTLESKVCPHLFFAGEVLDIDAITGGFNLQAAWTTGYVVGQHIGE; translated from the coding sequence ATGCCACAGACACTACATATTGCAATTATTGGTGGGGGTGCCGCAGGATTCTTTGCGGCGATAGAGGCCAAGCGCAACTTCCCTCACGCCGACATCACGATTTTCGAAAAGAATTCTAAGGTTCTCGCCAAGGTGGAAATCACGGGAGGAGGAAGATGTAATCTTACCAATTCCTTTGACGAGATTTCCGACCTGAAACAGGCGTACCCTCGCGGACATAAACTGATGAAGCGACTCTTCAAGAGATTCGACTACCAGCATGCCTTCGACTGGTTTGAGGAGAACGGCGTGCCACTGGTTACGCAGGAAGACCAATGCGTGTTTCCGCAATCGCAGGATTCGCACAGCATCATCGACTGTCTGGTGAATACCGCCAAGCGACTGGGCGTGAAGATTCAATGCAACCACCAGCTCACCGCCATCACCGAACTGGAGGATGAGCGCCTGCTCCTGGATTTCAAGATTTCAAAAGAAAAGGGAAATCTATCGGGTGCATCTTCTGCCTCTCATCCCGTTTCCGAAATCAAGCAGATTGCCTTCCACCGGGTAGCCATCACCACGGGCGGTCATCCGAAGATGGAGAGCTTCAAGCATCTCTCAGACCTGGGACATGCGATAGAGCTGCCTATCCCATCGCTCTTCACCTTCAACATCGCCGACAAGGCTTTCAAGAATCTGATGGGCACGGTGGTAGAGCCGGTATATACCAGCATTCCGGGCACCAAGCTGAAGGCAGAGGGTCCGCTCCTCATCACCCATTGGGGCATGAGCGGTCCTGCCGTGCTGAAGCTCTCATCCCATGCAGCCCGCTATCTGCACGAGAACAATTATCAGATTAAGATTTCCGTAAACTGGGTACACGAGAGCAACCGCTCGCTGGTGGAAGAGAACATCCAGGGCATCATCATCGCCAACCCGCAGAAGCAGCTGGCAAGCATCCGCCCCTACAATCTGCCATCCCGCCTCTGGCTCTTCCTGATTCAGAAGATGGGGTATGCGCCCGAGAAGAAATGGAGCGAAATGGGAAAGAAGGGCTGCAACCTGCTGATAGAAACCCTCACCAACGACCTCTATCAGGTAAACGGCAAGGGAGCCTTCAAGGAGGAGTTTGTTACCTGCGGCGGCATCAGCCTCAGCAACATCGACCTGCATACCCTGGAGAGCAAGGTGTGCCCTCACCTCTTCTTTGCCGGCGAAGTGCTCGACATCGATGCCATCACCGGCGGCTTCAATCTGCAGGCAGCCTGGACCACGGGATATGTGGTGGGACAACATATCGGAGAATAA
- a CDS encoding alpha-galactosidase, producing the protein MKLKSLAFLLISVAMPAMAEQVSVNSKGISLILDVENGKPAQYLYFGTKLNAADLQNLKVATNGRMDAYPAYGLNTPTEAALAMRHSDGNLSTALVATGSNVKQEANATVTTIHLKDPVYNIKVDLKYRAYKDVDMIEAWTEIRNGEKGIVTLTSFASAMLPIRRGDVWMSHLSGTWAAEAQLSHEKLQPGEFVIRNNDGVRNSHTDHAEVMFSLNGKGQENAGAVIGAALEYSGNYKLKTVTDDTEYHYFFAGINEQNSEYHLKKGETFKTPALAFTYSNEGLSGASRNFHKWGRKYVLAHGDQERDILLNSWEGVYFDINQKGMDQMMADIHSMGGELFVMDDGWFGKKYPRKKDDTALGDWVVDTEKLPDGIEGLLRDVKKNGVKFGIWIEPEMTNTKSELYEKHPDWIVKAPKRDAVVGRGGTQLVLDLGNPKVQDFVFGVVDNLLTKYPEIAYIKWDANMSIMNHGSQYLSAADQSHLYIAYHQGFANVIDRIRAKYKDVVIQCCASGGARANWGSLRGFDEFWVSDNTDALQRIYMQYGTSYFFPAIAMASHISAVPNHTVFRTTSLKYRIDVAMSGRLGMEIQPKHMKEEEKALCRKAISEYKEIRPVVQFGDLYRLVSPYDNQGLSSIMYVSEAKDKAVFYWWKIANFYNVHLPRVKMAGLDANKMYKVRELNVIDNTPLDCEGKSYSGKYLMEHGLEMPLENNVDWGKKTDWSSRVLYLVAQ; encoded by the coding sequence ATGAAATTAAAATCACTAGCGTTTTTGCTCATCTCCGTCGCCATGCCTGCGATGGCCGAGCAAGTATCAGTTAACAGTAAGGGCATCTCACTTATTCTCGATGTGGAGAACGGCAAGCCTGCTCAGTATCTCTACTTCGGTACCAAGTTGAATGCTGCCGATCTGCAGAACCTCAAGGTGGCTACCAACGGAAGAATGGATGCCTATCCTGCCTATGGCTTGAACACTCCTACAGAGGCTGCACTCGCCATGCGCCATAGCGACGGTAACCTCTCTACGGCTCTTGTGGCTACGGGCAGCAACGTGAAGCAGGAGGCAAATGCCACCGTTACTACCATCCATCTCAAGGATCCTGTATATAATATAAAGGTGGACTTGAAGTATCGTGCCTACAAGGATGTGGATATGATTGAGGCGTGGACCGAAATCCGCAACGGCGAAAAGGGCATCGTTACCCTGACCTCCTTCGCTTCTGCCATGCTTCCTATCCGCCGTGGCGATGTATGGATGAGCCACCTCTCGGGTACATGGGCTGCCGAGGCGCAGTTGAGCCACGAGAAGCTGCAGCCAGGCGAGTTCGTTATCCGCAACAATGATGGCGTGCGCAATTCGCATACCGACCATGCCGAGGTGATGTTCTCGCTCAACGGTAAGGGACAGGAGAATGCGGGTGCCGTAATCGGTGCGGCACTGGAATACAGCGGCAACTATAAGCTCAAGACCGTGACCGACGATACGGAGTATCACTACTTCTTTGCCGGCATCAACGAGCAGAACTCTGAATATCACCTGAAGAAGGGCGAAACCTTCAAGACTCCGGCACTCGCCTTCACCTATTCCAATGAGGGATTGAGCGGTGCCAGCCGCAACTTTCACAAGTGGGGACGCAAGTATGTGCTTGCCCATGGCGACCAGGAGCGTGACATCCTGCTCAACTCCTGGGAGGGTGTTTATTTCGACATCAACCAGAAGGGGATGGACCAGATGATGGCCGACATCCACAGCATGGGTGGCGAACTCTTCGTGATGGACGACGGATGGTTCGGAAAGAAATATCCTAGAAAGAAAGACGACACTGCCCTGGGCGACTGGGTGGTGGATACCGAAAAGTTGCCTGATGGCATCGAGGGTCTGCTCCGTGATGTCAAGAAGAACGGCGTGAAGTTTGGTATCTGGATTGAGCCAGAAATGACCAACACCAAGAGTGAACTCTACGAGAAGCATCCTGACTGGATAGTCAAGGCGCCTAAGCGTGATGCAGTGGTAGGCCGTGGCGGCACACAGCTGGTGCTCGACCTGGGTAATCCTAAGGTACAGGATTTCGTATTTGGCGTGGTAGATAATCTGCTTACCAAGTATCCTGAGATTGCCTACATCAAGTGGGATGCCAACATGTCTATCATGAACCATGGCAGCCAGTATCTTTCTGCTGCCGACCAGAGTCATCTCTACATCGCTTACCATCAGGGATTTGCCAATGTCATCGACCGCATCCGTGCCAAGTATAAGGATGTGGTAATCCAGTGCTGTGCCAGCGGTGGTGCCCGTGCCAACTGGGGCAGCCTGCGTGGCTTCGACGAGTTCTGGGTGAGTGACAATACCGATGCCCTGCAGCGCATCTATATGCAGTATGGCACCAGTTACTTCTTCCCGGCTATCGCCATGGCGAGCCATATCTCTGCCGTGCCTAACCACACCGTGTTCCGTACCACATCATTGAAGTATCGCATCGATGTGGCTATGAGCGGTCGTCTGGGTATGGAAATACAGCCTAAGCACATGAAGGAGGAGGAAAAGGCACTCTGCCGCAAGGCCATCAGCGAGTATAAGGAGATTCGTCCTGTGGTACAGTTTGGCGACCTCTATCGTCTGGTTTCTCCATACGATAACCAGGGCTTGTCGTCTATCATGTATGTAAGCGAGGCGAAGGATAAGGCTGTGTTCTACTGGTGGAAGATAGCCAACTTCTATAATGTTCATCTGCCAAGAGTAAAGATGGCGGGTCTGGATGCCAACAAGATGTATAAGGTGCGTGAGTTGAATGTCATCGACAATACTCCGCTCGATTGCGAGGGCAAGTCATACTCTGGCAAGTATCTGATGGAGCATGGTTTGGAGATGCCATTGGAGAACAATGTAGATTGGGGTAAGAAGACCGACTGGTCTTCCCGCGTGCTTTATCTCGTAGCACAGTAA